In Methylotenera mobilis JLW8, the following are encoded in one genomic region:
- the ispF gene encoding 2-C-methyl-D-erythritol 2,4-cyclodiphosphate synthase, with product MRIGHGFDVHALVVGRKCIIGGVDIPHDKGLDGHSDADVLLHAICDALLGAVALGDIGKHFPPTDMRYKGIDSRQLLRHVVSLVRERGYTVGNIDATVMCEAPKLSPHTAAMCVHIAADCGVDVTQINVKATTTEKLGFTGRGEGVAAEAVCLLQPN from the coding sequence ATGAGAATTGGTCACGGCTTTGATGTGCATGCTTTAGTGGTTGGTCGTAAGTGCATTATCGGCGGGGTAGATATTCCGCATGACAAAGGCTTGGATGGACATTCTGATGCGGATGTATTGCTGCATGCTATTTGCGACGCATTGCTGGGCGCTGTAGCCCTGGGTGATATTGGTAAGCACTTCCCGCCAACGGATATGCGCTACAAGGGGATAGATTCACGTCAGTTACTAAGACACGTGGTGAGCCTAGTGCGAGAGCGTGGCTACACGGTGGGTAATATTGACGCTACCGTGATGTGCGAGGCGCCTAAGTTGAGCCCGCATACGGCTGCGATGTGTGTGCATATTGCTGCAGATTGCGGGGTTGATGTGACGCAAATTAACGTGAAAGCTACCACAACCGAAAAGCTTGGTTTTACTGGCCGAGGTGAAGGTGTTGCCGCCGAGGCGGTATGCCTGTTGCAACCTAACTGA
- the ispD gene encoding 2-C-methyl-D-erythritol 4-phosphate cytidylyltransferase — MARFHIVIPAAGIGNRMETAIPKQYLPLSGKPMISYSIQTFFASPRIASINLALSPEDYFWRNLDLDANSRLQLHYTGGETRAQTVLNTLLALQSQIAEDDWILVHDAARPGLSLSLLNTLLDSLEHDAVGGLLALPLADTLKQSDADARVKNTIPREGLWQAQTPQMFRYSLLKRALESFDGSPTDEAQAVEALGLEPKLVVGSLRNMKITYPQDMALMEVLIQKEIA, encoded by the coding sequence ATGGCACGTTTTCACATTGTTATCCCCGCAGCTGGCATCGGTAATCGGATGGAAACGGCTATTCCAAAACAGTATTTGCCCTTGTCTGGTAAGCCGATGATTTCTTACAGTATCCAGACTTTTTTCGCATCGCCACGTATTGCTAGTATTAACTTAGCGTTAAGCCCGGAGGATTATTTCTGGCGCAATCTCGATCTAGATGCTAATAGTCGATTGCAGCTACATTACACAGGCGGTGAAACGCGGGCGCAAACCGTGTTAAATACCTTGCTGGCGTTGCAATCGCAGATAGCAGAGGATGACTGGATACTTGTACATGATGCGGCACGACCAGGTTTAAGTTTGTCGCTACTCAATACCTTATTAGATAGCTTGGAGCATGATGCGGTGGGCGGGTTGCTGGCACTGCCCTTGGCAGATACCTTAAAGCAGTCTGATGCCGATGCGCGTGTGAAAAATACGATTCCTCGTGAAGGTCTGTGGCAGGCACAAACCCCACAAATGTTCCGCTATAGCCTGTTGAAGCGTGCTTTAGAGAGCTTTGATGGCTCACCTACGGACGAAGCGCAGGCCGTAGAAGCGCTAGGGTTGGAACCTAAATTGGTGGTTGGCTCACTAAGAAACATGAAAATTACCTACCCACAAGACATGGCGCTGATGGAAGTGCTAATACAAAAGGAAATCGCATAA
- a CDS encoding PLP-dependent aminotransferase family protein, producing the protein MYNLLFTTDNCTGNNTMPDTSPLLTLNPLDSIPLVEQIVAGIKRLTEERVLRTGTRLPSIRNFAIQHDVSRFTVVDAYDRLVALGYLSSRRGSGFYVAARQQVEISTVSNCRLEQADDVLWLLHNTFHDISGAVRPGCGWLPSDWLNQSVIQKSLHELSRKPGEFLTRYGDVSGYLPLRQHLLQKHLSDIGIAAEVNQVIMTNGATHGLDLTARLLIRPGDAVLIDDPGYYTLFGYLKTLGAKLIGVPRNIDGPDVARMGQLIQEYQPKLFFTNTVLHNPTGTSTSLAVAHQILQLAEKHQLYIVEDDIYGDLHPSNASRLATLDQLKRVIYISSFSKTISASLRVGFIACAPELAAKLLDLKLLSGLTTSEINQRVMYQILIEGRYRKHVERVRSRLQEKRGQVIAQLEQSGLKLHADPVGGMFVWAELPNGRNAAEVATLATQENIMLAPGNLFRPYQEPSSWLRFNVAHCDDDRIFDFLKRQVDANKPN; encoded by the coding sequence ATGTACAATTTATTATTCACTACGGATAACTGTACAGGTAACAACACCATGCCAGATACATCGCCTTTACTGACTTTGAATCCACTCGATTCCATCCCCTTGGTGGAGCAGATTGTTGCAGGCATCAAGCGCTTAACTGAGGAGCGTGTACTGAGAACGGGGACGCGCCTGCCTTCTATACGCAACTTTGCCATTCAGCATGATGTCAGCCGTTTTACTGTGGTGGATGCTTATGATCGCTTGGTGGCATTAGGGTATTTGTCCTCGCGTCGCGGCTCTGGATTTTATGTTGCGGCGCGGCAGCAGGTGGAAATTTCGACAGTGAGCAACTGCCGTCTAGAACAGGCGGATGATGTGTTATGGCTGCTGCATAATACTTTTCATGATATCTCTGGTGCAGTCAGGCCAGGCTGTGGCTGGTTACCTAGCGATTGGTTGAATCAGAGTGTGATACAGAAAAGTTTGCATGAACTATCACGCAAGCCAGGTGAGTTTTTAACGCGGTATGGCGATGTGAGCGGCTATTTGCCATTACGTCAGCATCTATTGCAAAAGCATCTGTCTGATATTGGCATTGCTGCCGAGGTGAATCAGGTCATCATGACTAACGGCGCTACACATGGCCTGGATTTAACGGCGCGCCTTTTGATCAGGCCAGGTGATGCCGTGTTGATTGATGATCCTGGTTATTACACGCTTTTTGGCTATCTTAAAACTTTGGGCGCCAAATTAATCGGCGTTCCCCGTAATATAGACGGGCCCGACGTGGCGCGCATGGGGCAGTTAATCCAAGAGTATCAGCCCAAGTTGTTTTTTACTAATACCGTGCTGCATAACCCAACCGGAACCAGCACCAGTCTGGCCGTTGCGCACCAAATTTTGCAATTGGCTGAAAAGCATCAGCTCTATATCGTGGAAGATGATATCTACGGCGACTTGCATCCAAGCAATGCATCTAGGCTGGCAACGTTAGACCAGCTTAAACGCGTCATCTACATTAGTAGCTTCTCCAAGACCATATCTGCCAGCTTGCGCGTAGGTTTTATTGCCTGTGCTCCAGAGCTGGCTGCAAAGTTGCTGGATTTAAAACTACTTTCTGGCCTGACGACTTCTGAAATAAACCAGAGAGTGATGTACCAGATTTTAATTGAGGGGCGCTATCGCAAACACGTGGAGCGCGTACGTTCACGTTTGCAAGAAAAGCGCGGACAAGTGATAGCGCAGTTGGAGCAAAGTGGCCTGAAGTTACACGCAGACCCGGTTGGCGGTATGTTTGTGTGGGCTGAGTTACCAAATGGGCGCAATGCGGCAGAGGTTGCCACATTAGCAACACAGGAAAATATCATGCTAGCGCCGGGTAATTTATTCCGCCCTTATCAGGAGCCATCATCCTGGCTGCGTTTTAATGTGGCACATTGCGATGACGATAGGATTTTTGACTTTCTAAAACGGCAGGTCGATGCAAATAAACCAAACTAG
- a CDS encoding FMN-binding negative transcriptional regulator codes for MYIPAHFAESRPQVLLDIIANYPLGTLVTQDANGLEANHLPFEIYADGDEHCTLLAHVAKANPIWRKTAAGDEVLVIFKGVDAYVSPNWYPSKHETHRQVPTWNYQAVHVYGKIRFIEDVNYLRAMLERLTHTHEHKVQPESPWQMSDAPPDYIAGMLKAIIGIEISITRIIGKSKLSQNKQVQDRTNLAAELYRQGHTVISELTLKNIASSEEAHEASAQANKQLLNNKKSSLKRAFLKI; via the coding sequence ATGTATATTCCAGCACATTTTGCAGAAAGTCGCCCGCAAGTACTTTTAGACATTATTGCAAACTACCCACTGGGAACATTGGTAACGCAAGACGCCAATGGCTTAGAAGCCAATCACCTCCCATTTGAAATATATGCAGACGGGGATGAGCACTGCACATTACTGGCACACGTAGCAAAAGCTAACCCAATTTGGCGTAAAACTGCAGCAGGTGATGAAGTGCTGGTAATTTTTAAGGGCGTAGATGCATATGTATCGCCCAACTGGTATCCAAGCAAACATGAAACGCATCGGCAAGTGCCCACCTGGAATTATCAAGCCGTGCATGTGTACGGGAAAATTAGGTTTATAGAAGATGTGAACTATCTGCGCGCGATGCTTGAACGCCTCACGCATACGCACGAACATAAGGTACAGCCAGAGTCTCCCTGGCAGATGTCAGATGCCCCGCCAGACTATATAGCAGGAATGTTAAAAGCGATTATAGGCATTGAGATTAGCATCACCAGAATTATAGGCAAGTCAAAGCTAAGTCAGAACAAACAGGTTCAAGACAGGACCAACCTAGCTGCAGAACTGTATCGCCAAGGACATACAGTAATCTCCGAGCTAACGCTCAAAAACATAGCATCCTCAGAGGAAGCTCACGAAGCCTCAGCTCAAGCTAACAAACAACTATTAAACAACAAAAAAAGCTCGCTTAAGCGAGCTTTTTTAAAAATTTAA
- a CDS encoding response regulator, with protein MFNTIGNIILIEDELQIRRFVTAALESENFQVYCAETGKQGLIEIGTRKPDAVILDLGLPDMDGLEVIKDTRNWSNVPIIILSARTQESEKVAALDAGADDFVSKPFGTPELLARLRAQLRRRAMLSDVNQLGVHVFGSITVDLPKRLVSKNGQIIHLTPIEFRLFTELVKNAGRVVTQRQLLKEVWGPSYVDNEHYLRIYMSHLRQKLEDNPTQPEHLITEIGVGFRFI; from the coding sequence ATGTTTAACACTATCGGAAATATCATATTAATCGAAGACGAATTACAGATTCGTCGTTTCGTTACTGCTGCCCTTGAGAGTGAGAATTTTCAGGTGTATTGCGCAGAGACTGGAAAACAGGGGCTGATTGAGATTGGCACAAGAAAGCCGGATGCGGTTATTTTGGATCTGGGATTACCTGATATGGACGGGCTTGAAGTAATAAAGGACACCAGAAACTGGAGTAATGTCCCAATCATTATACTTTCTGCCAGAACGCAAGAGTCCGAAAAAGTAGCTGCTTTAGATGCTGGTGCAGATGACTTTGTATCTAAACCTTTTGGCACACCTGAGTTGCTAGCGAGATTACGGGCGCAATTGCGACGGAGAGCCATGCTTAGTGATGTAAATCAGCTGGGTGTTCATGTATTTGGAAGCATTACTGTAGATCTACCCAAAAGATTAGTTTCAAAAAACGGACAAATAATTCATCTTACGCCAATTGAATTTAGACTTTTTACAGAATTAGTTAAAAATGCTGGCCGAGTAGTTACCCAAAGACAATTGTTAAAAGAGGTCTGGGGGCCAAGTTATGTAGATAATGAACACTACCTTAGAATCTATATGAGTCACTTACGACAAAAGCTTGAAGATAATCCAACGCAGCCTGAGCATTTAATTACAGAAATCGGAGTTGGCTTTAGATTCATTTAA
- a CDS encoding DUF4118 domain-containing protein: MNDDRPNPDLLLEKINKDAEKEKRGRLKIFFGACAGVGKTFAMLSTARTLRQEGLDVVVGIVETHGRIGTQSQLANLEVLPLKKLIYRERELTEFDLDAALARKPDLILVDELAHSNVEGSRHPKRWQDVEELLIAGVDVYTTLNVQHIESLNDVVGQITGIRVSETIPDKVFDIADEVTLVDLPADELLQRLQDGKVYQPQQAKRAGKSFFRKGNLIALREMALRRTADRVDSQMREYRTNSSISQVWQAKDRLLVCVGPDSESERLVRVAARLAQSLKSDWLAVYVETPKLQRISDKQRNLILKTLKLAETLGAETATLSGTKVAETVLSYARSRNVTKLVVGKSTRTTLERLILPGVVDDLTNHATDIDLHVVSRERTLAERLATNHDNTDNLERASGDKSYAGYYIAAIVCAITAILSAQLLDYFELANVVMLYLLGVILISSKYGRGPGIFSSFISVATFDFFFVPPKLSFSVSDTQYLLIFAVMLVVALVISNLTANLRYQAMVAMNREKRSRALYDLGKSLASALTAAHIIEISIPHLSGIFKAKVAILLPDSQEKIVNTSLHKISNAKPDLNSNFDVDLAVAQWVYDHQQQAGFGTDTLPSAPALYIPLQAPMRTRGVLVILPDTNLSKGNRTIFLPEQRQLLDTFSSQIAIAIERVHYVEVAQEALISMESERLRNSVLSAISHDLNTPLTTIIAAAGWLKQETEINDKRYEYVSMLNEQSIRMKNLVVNLLDMARLQSGKVKLNKQWQLLEEVVGTSLRTMSEVVSKHTIVIDMPHDLPLIEFDAVLIDRVLCNLLDNASKYSPAGNRIFISARTQQNDVWISVADEGSGLPENLENQLFEKFTRGEKESSKAGVGLGLSICKAIIEAHDGKIWANNKPPHGAIFTFSLPLGTPPSLPPDDDLV; encoded by the coding sequence ATGAATGATGATCGCCCAAATCCAGACCTGTTGCTGGAAAAGATTAACAAAGACGCGGAAAAGGAAAAGCGTGGTCGCTTAAAGATTTTCTTTGGCGCTTGCGCAGGTGTAGGTAAAACCTTCGCTATGCTATCAACGGCCCGTACGCTACGCCAAGAAGGTCTGGACGTTGTTGTTGGCATAGTGGAAACGCATGGTCGTATTGGGACACAAAGCCAATTAGCCAACTTAGAAGTATTGCCACTTAAAAAACTCATTTATCGAGAGCGTGAGTTAACTGAATTTGACCTTGATGCGGCATTAGCACGTAAACCAGACTTAATTCTGGTGGACGAACTTGCACACTCCAATGTTGAAGGGTCGCGACACCCAAAACGTTGGCAAGATGTTGAAGAGTTATTGATTGCAGGTGTTGATGTTTACACCACGCTCAATGTGCAACATATTGAGAGTTTGAATGATGTAGTGGGCCAAATCACTGGCATTCGAGTCAGTGAAACGATACCTGACAAAGTATTCGATATCGCTGATGAAGTTACTTTGGTTGATTTGCCAGCGGATGAATTGCTGCAAAGACTACAAGATGGGAAAGTGTATCAACCGCAACAAGCAAAACGTGCAGGTAAAAGTTTCTTTCGCAAAGGAAATCTCATCGCCTTACGGGAAATGGCACTAAGACGTACTGCGGATCGCGTAGATTCGCAAATGCGTGAATACCGTACCAACTCATCTATAAGTCAGGTTTGGCAAGCTAAAGATCGCTTGCTGGTCTGTGTTGGTCCGGATTCAGAGTCTGAACGTTTAGTGAGAGTGGCTGCTAGATTAGCGCAAAGTTTAAAATCGGACTGGCTAGCAGTCTATGTAGAAACACCAAAATTACAGCGCATTTCAGATAAGCAACGTAACCTAATTTTAAAAACACTAAAACTTGCTGAAACGTTAGGTGCAGAGACGGCTACATTAAGCGGTACCAAGGTGGCGGAAACTGTGTTGAGCTATGCCCGCAGTCGTAATGTAACAAAACTTGTAGTGGGTAAATCTACCCGTACGACCCTTGAGCGTTTGATTTTACCTGGCGTGGTTGATGATTTGACTAACCACGCGACGGACATTGATCTTCATGTTGTTTCTCGTGAACGAACATTAGCTGAAAGACTAGCCACTAATCATGATAATACGGATAACTTGGAACGAGCCTCTGGAGATAAAAGCTATGCAGGATATTACATTGCTGCCATTGTGTGCGCTATTACGGCAATATTGTCCGCTCAGTTATTAGATTATTTTGAATTAGCCAATGTAGTGATGCTTTACCTTTTAGGTGTGATTTTGATTTCATCTAAATATGGTAGAGGACCCGGCATATTTTCATCTTTTATCAGCGTTGCAACGTTCGATTTCTTTTTCGTACCACCTAAACTTTCGTTTAGCGTATCAGATACACAGTACTTACTTATTTTTGCTGTTATGTTAGTCGTTGCGTTAGTCATTAGTAACTTGACCGCCAATTTACGCTATCAGGCGATGGTAGCGATGAATCGCGAAAAGCGCAGTCGCGCCTTGTATGATTTAGGTAAGTCATTGGCTTCAGCGCTTACTGCAGCACATATTATTGAAATTAGCATTCCACATTTATCTGGTATTTTTAAAGCTAAAGTAGCAATATTATTACCAGATAGCCAAGAGAAAATTGTCAACACTTCTCTACATAAAATCTCAAATGCTAAACCTGATTTAAATTCTAATTTTGATGTGGATTTAGCTGTAGCTCAATGGGTATATGACCATCAGCAGCAAGCTGGCTTTGGAACCGATACATTGCCATCAGCACCTGCTTTATATATTCCTTTGCAGGCTCCTATGCGCACGAGAGGCGTGTTAGTGATTTTGCCTGATACTAATTTATCGAAGGGAAACCGTACAATATTCTTACCTGAACAAAGACAATTGCTAGACACTTTCTCTTCTCAAATTGCAATTGCAATTGAGCGTGTTCATTATGTGGAGGTTGCACAGGAAGCCCTCATCTCTATGGAGTCTGAACGATTAAGGAATTCTGTATTAAGCGCAATTTCACATGATTTAAACACGCCACTTACCACTATTATTGCAGCTGCCGGCTGGCTTAAACAAGAAACAGAAATTAATGATAAGCGTTATGAATATGTCTCCATGCTGAATGAGCAATCCATACGAATGAAGAATCTTGTCGTTAATTTACTTGATATGGCGAGACTACAATCCGGGAAAGTTAAACTTAATAAACAATGGCAACTACTTGAAGAGGTTGTTGGCACCTCGCTGCGCACTATGAGTGAAGTAGTATCAAAGCATACTATAGTAATCGACATGCCACATGACCTGCCACTGATTGAGTTTGATGCTGTTCTAATTGACAGAGTTTTATGTAATTTGCTAGACAATGCTAGCAAATACTCACCTGCAGGGAATAGAATCTTTATAAGTGCTAGAACGCAGCAAAATGATGTTTGGATATCAGTTGCAGACGAAGGCTCTGGTTTGCCTGAAAATTTGGAAAATCAACTCTTTGAGAAATTTACACGTGGGGAGAAAGAATCATCAAAAGCCGGTGTTGGTCTTGGGTTGTCTATATGTAAAGCAATTATTGAAGCGCATGATGGCAAGATTTGGGCGAACAACAAACCTCCACATGGCGCTATATTCACCTTTTCGCTACCTTTAGGGACACCACCAAGTCTCCCACCAGATGATGATTTAGTATAA
- the kdpC gene encoding potassium-transporting ATPase subunit KdpC has translation MDRIIENNAAIGFKESIKQTIRSAALLFVVLTIITGIVYPLVTTGIGQWLMPKQAGGSLIEKDGKLVGSTLIGQNFTEAKYFWGRPSATAPYPNNAAASTGSSLGPLNPALAEAVKGRVAALKNADPDNSQPIPVDLVTTSASGLDPHISPAAAYYQINRVAKARGLSPETVQALINNNTEGRQWGVLGEPRVNVLLLNIALDNATKTSAR, from the coding sequence ATGGATAGAATCATCGAAAATAATGCCGCTATAGGTTTCAAAGAGTCAATCAAGCAAACTATTAGGTCTGCAGCATTGTTGTTTGTTGTACTTACAATCATTACCGGAATAGTGTACCCACTAGTGACAACCGGCATTGGGCAATGGCTAATGCCAAAACAAGCTGGTGGATCTTTGATAGAGAAAGATGGAAAATTAGTTGGCTCTACTTTAATTGGTCAAAACTTTACGGAAGCCAAATACTTTTGGGGCCGTCCATCTGCTACAGCGCCCTATCCAAATAATGCAGCAGCCTCGACTGGCTCAAGTCTAGGGCCGCTTAATCCTGCATTAGCTGAAGCAGTTAAAGGACGTGTTGCTGCGCTGAAAAATGCAGATCCAGACAATTCGCAACCTATACCTGTTGATTTAGTGACGACTTCTGCCAGCGGCTTGGATCCGCACATCAGCCCCGCCGCAGCTTATTATCAGATAAATAGAGTGGCGAAAGCCAGAGGATTAAGTCCAGAAACTGTACAAGCTTTAATTAATAACAATACTGAAGGGCGCCAATGGGGCGTATTGGGCGAGCCGCGTGTCAACGTGCTATTACTTAACATTGCCTTGGATAACGCAACGAAGACTAGCGCTCGTTAA